The Cryptococcus neoformans var. grubii H99 chromosome 13, complete sequence genomic interval TGAAGTAACCTCAAATTACTCCTTCCTGACGGACAAAGTTCacaaggaaggagattcCTTTTCCATAAAGATGATACGCGCAGAATCCCCCTTCCTGGCGGAGAAAAGGGACAAAAACAGCCGGGAGGCGAAAAGCACCGTGCGAACCCCTTAAATGCGGGGACGTTTCGCCTCTGGCTCTTCAGAGTCGATAACAGGCTCAGCAGCACCGAGAGAGGGGGTTGAGACGGCAGGGTTCACGGGCGTGGTGGAAATGGGCTCAGTATTGACCTCTGAACCGGCGGTTGTGATGGAATTACCGAGAACAGCACCGGCTTTGAGCATGAGAGGAAAAAGCCTGTGCTCGACTCCGAGCGTGTAGGTGAATGATTTTCGGGCGAGAAGTGAAGGGCCGTCGGCAGGAGACAATTCGAGCTATTAATAGTCAGCTCAGAATCTTGTGGAATTGATCGAAACTCACTAGAGAGATGAGATCGTCAAGCAAATGAGCTTGACCAGCAACCTGGCCAAAGAGGTTGTCATGCCTGATATGCACAATGTGCACGTGGAAATGGTCTAAAAAGTCTCATCAGCATCTTCTCACATGATGACATACACATGCAGCTCACAATAAGTGGGATGGTAGTGCACGAACAGCCTCAACTTCCCAGCGTCCACACCAAACCTTTCACTGGCTTCGGCAGCAGCCTTTTCCCTGATGTTCTTCAAAAGGGGAATGTGCGATACCTTCAAGTCGCGGAGAGACTTAATGCTACGGTCTTGAACGAGACATGTGAGATACTACCACGAAAGTCAGTGGCTGAATACTTTGACATGCAGAACAGCACACACAAGGGCGTTTTCCGTGGTCTCATCCCATTTCAAGTCAGGGAGAATCACCAAACCGTCATCACCTTCAGAACGATAATAGACTCGTTCGGCTTCCTTTCGACCTTCAAGGATTTCATAAACCCTGGTATACATGTTAAATAATACGTTCCATCGGTTTGTATAGAGCACCCACCATCCAATTTTGGAGACGGGCATCTCCTCAATGTAAGGCTTCACGACTTGTTCATAAATCTCCGCTGTTTCCCTGACGACGTAACGCTCCTGAATGGAGTACTTTTTAATATGATCTGCTGTGGCAGGGCAGATGATCTTGACGACGTAATCGGGATTGGATGGCTCTGGCTTGGTCCACGCATGGGCAGAGTAATACTATTGTCGTTGCGTACCGTCAGCACATTAAATGATCATCTATACTTGGTGATGGGAAAACAAGTGAACAGG includes:
- a CDS encoding scavenger mRNA-decapping enzyme DcpS, translating into MSSETPAPLKITPALLTGFEPERILSESTMTGSTFILGTLAGQQAIFHVQKTVVVGKDAQEAINTLENIKLLLENAPYYSAHAWTKPEPSNPDYVVKIICPATADHIKKYSIQERYVVRETAEIYEQVVKPYIEEMPVSKIGWVYEILEGRKEAERVYYRSEGDDGLVILPDLKWDETTENALYLTCLVQDRSIKSLRDLKVSHIPLLKNIREKAAAEASERFGVDAGKLRLFVHYHPTYYHFHVHIVHIRHDNLFGQVAGQAHLLDDLISLLELSPADGPSLLARKSFTYTLGVEHRLFPLMLKAGAVLGNSITTAGSEVNTEPISTTPVNPAVSTPSLGAAEPVIDSEEPEAKRPRI